From a single Rhodopirellula halodulae genomic region:
- a CDS encoding polyprenol monophosphomannose synthase, with the protein MLVGICTYNEAANIRTMLAGIRQALPEAVCLVVDDNSPDGTAEMAREFARENGCEQNVWVKVREDERGLGGAIRAAMQVAIDNGFDLFCNLDADLSHDPVDLPRLVETCLSENADVVVGSRYVSGGAIVGWPWRRRVMSGMINGFTRTLLRLPVRDASGSYRCYRVERLAGLDPLRNPSDGYAFIQEVLMRLHREGARCVEVPITFTERRHGTSKLDLPEAVRSGLTVFRLLATR; encoded by the coding sequence ATTTTAGTTGGGATCTGCACCTACAACGAAGCGGCCAACATCCGAACGATGCTGGCCGGTATCCGCCAAGCACTGCCCGAGGCGGTTTGTTTGGTCGTGGACGACAACTCGCCTGATGGCACGGCCGAGATGGCTCGCGAATTCGCTCGCGAAAATGGTTGCGAGCAGAATGTCTGGGTGAAGGTTCGTGAAGACGAACGTGGTTTGGGCGGGGCGATCCGGGCAGCAATGCAGGTCGCGATTGATAATGGGTTCGACCTGTTTTGCAACCTGGACGCGGACCTCAGCCATGATCCGGTGGATTTGCCGCGATTGGTGGAAACGTGTTTGTCCGAGAACGCGGATGTGGTCGTCGGGTCACGCTATGTTTCGGGCGGCGCGATTGTGGGATGGCCGTGGCGTCGCCGCGTGATGAGCGGCATGATCAATGGATTCACCCGGACGTTGTTGCGTTTGCCAGTGCGTGATGCCAGCGGATCGTATCGTTGCTATCGCGTTGAGCGTCTGGCAGGGTTGGATCCGCTGCGAAATCCAAGTGATGGCTATGCCTTTATCCAAGAAGTGTTGATGCGATTGCATCGCGAGGGGGCTCGATGCGTCGAAGTGCCGATCACGTTCACAGAACGCCGGCACGGAACCAGCAAATTGGATCTCCCAGAGGCGGTTCGAAGCGGTTTGACCGTGTTCCGATTGCTCGCCACGCGCTGA
- a CDS encoding flavin monoamine oxidase family protein — translation MSDRRHRLRYTRRELLSSVLGWGAIGAASIQSGGCGILNTHWSGNLPFDGERIRPNHDAGHRLRLPIDQRFSGTSSEDTSQPPTEVECVIVGGGVAGLSAAYHLQKNGLDDFVVLELEDELGGTSRSTHYQSESFGSMEAPWGAHYLPMPGPNNQRLRDFLRECDALDENFEPHEQVLCRDPEERVWDSGTWQYGLLPMQDANDIDREQLHRFQTQMQSFAARRDSDGPPWFTLPTSMASMNAESMLLDQQSMAEWMQANDFTSPRLLWLVDHSCRDDYGLRSDQTSAWAGIFYFASRMVDPAHSDESAPLLTWPSGNGHLVQQLAKTIGDRRRTGQAILSMKGDPDGPLDLAGIDTATGQGNHWRANSVILAVPQFIACRLLPSEWSQTRSRMEAAKSFQYGSWLVANIVLKDRPPEPARTSMAWDNVRYQSESLGYVHAGHQTGRDHGGTVLTWYQALTTDDAALTRNELMRLTWAEIAEVVCSDLEVSHPGIRSLIERLDAMVWGHAMIQPIVGSIASPHRRQASQSIGNVHFASTDLSAMALFEEAFDHGHRAAQAVMK, via the coding sequence ATGAGCGACCGCCGCCATCGACTTCGATACACCCGCCGCGAACTGTTGTCGTCCGTGCTGGGTTGGGGAGCAATCGGTGCGGCGTCCATTCAATCCGGCGGTTGCGGCATCCTCAACACCCATTGGTCTGGCAACCTCCCCTTCGATGGCGAACGAATTCGCCCCAATCACGACGCGGGTCACCGGCTGAGATTGCCGATCGATCAGCGATTCAGCGGCACTTCATCCGAAGACACATCTCAGCCGCCGACGGAAGTGGAGTGTGTGATTGTCGGAGGCGGCGTGGCTGGACTTTCGGCGGCCTATCACTTGCAGAAGAACGGTCTGGATGACTTTGTCGTCTTGGAACTCGAAGACGAACTGGGCGGCACCTCTCGCAGCACGCATTACCAATCCGAGTCCTTTGGTTCGATGGAGGCTCCCTGGGGAGCGCACTATCTACCGATGCCCGGCCCCAACAACCAACGGCTGCGCGACTTTTTGCGTGAGTGTGACGCACTCGATGAAAACTTCGAACCACACGAACAGGTCCTTTGTCGCGATCCAGAAGAACGTGTGTGGGATAGTGGAACGTGGCAATATGGTTTGCTGCCGATGCAGGACGCCAACGACATCGATCGCGAACAACTGCACCGTTTTCAAACTCAAATGCAATCTTTCGCGGCTCGCCGAGACTCCGACGGCCCGCCATGGTTCACGCTGCCGACGTCCATGGCATCGATGAACGCCGAAAGCATGTTGCTTGACCAGCAATCAATGGCCGAATGGATGCAGGCCAATGATTTCACTTCCCCGCGATTGCTTTGGTTGGTGGATCACTCTTGCCGCGACGACTACGGATTGCGTTCAGATCAAACCAGTGCATGGGCAGGGATCTTTTACTTCGCATCACGGATGGTCGATCCGGCACACTCCGACGAGTCCGCTCCCTTGCTGACTTGGCCCAGCGGCAACGGTCACTTGGTCCAACAACTCGCCAAAACAATTGGAGATCGACGACGTACCGGACAAGCCATCTTGTCGATGAAAGGCGATCCCGATGGGCCGTTGGACCTTGCCGGAATTGACACGGCGACCGGTCAAGGGAATCACTGGCGAGCGAACTCGGTGATCTTGGCGGTCCCGCAATTCATCGCTTGCCGGTTGCTTCCCAGCGAATGGAGTCAAACGCGATCACGGATGGAAGCAGCCAAATCATTCCAATACGGCAGTTGGCTGGTGGCCAACATCGTTTTGAAAGATCGGCCCCCCGAACCAGCCCGAACGTCGATGGCCTGGGACAACGTCCGCTATCAATCCGAGTCATTGGGGTATGTGCATGCGGGCCATCAAACTGGCCGGGACCACGGCGGAACGGTGCTGACGTGGTATCAAGCACTAACAACCGACGACGCTGCGTTGACGCGGAATGAGTTGATGCGGCTGACTTGGGCTGAAATTGCGGAAGTCGTTTGCAGCGATTTGGAAGTTTCGCACCCAGGTATTCGATCCTTGATCGAGCGATTGGATGCGATGGTGTGGGGACACGCGATGATCCAACCAATCGTCGGTTCGATCGCATCTCCCCATCGCAGACAAGCGTCCCAATCAATTGGCAACGTGCATTTCGCCTCGACGGACCTCAGTGCCATGGCCCTCTTCGAAGAAGCCTTCGACCACGGCCACCGAGCCGCCCAAGCGGTGATGAAATGA
- a CDS encoding calcium/sodium antiporter: MNGIIALQILGGVLLLLIGGEWVVRGASRLAIAAKLSPLFVGLTVVSLGTSAPEMAVSFATALRGQADITIGNVVGSNLFNMLMIVGFSALFAPLPVEKQITRFDVPVMITACVTMLLVSLNQTISRIDGIGLVLIMIAYFAISYRLGKKSGAATIPDELMSPEIVETAAESLGRRVAVILWQVILLAAGVAALVFGCDLFVDGAVSMARLIGVSELVIGLTIVSAGTSLPELVTSVAATIKGERGIAIGNAVGSTTLNIVAVLGITSIIAPSGLNVASEILRLDMPLMVIAAFLSWLLYRTGRTILRWEGVLMILIYCSYVGYLLHINGAFG; encoded by the coding sequence ATGAATGGCATCATTGCACTACAGATTTTGGGCGGCGTTCTTCTCCTGTTGATCGGAGGCGAATGGGTGGTTCGCGGTGCTTCGCGTTTGGCGATCGCAGCGAAGCTGAGCCCACTGTTTGTCGGATTGACCGTCGTGTCGCTTGGGACCAGTGCACCGGAGATGGCGGTCTCGTTTGCGACCGCGTTGCGAGGACAAGCCGACATCACCATCGGCAACGTCGTCGGCAGCAACCTGTTCAACATGCTGATGATCGTCGGATTCAGCGCACTCTTTGCGCCACTGCCGGTCGAGAAACAGATCACGCGATTTGATGTTCCTGTCATGATCACCGCGTGCGTGACCATGCTTTTGGTTTCGCTGAACCAAACCATCAGCCGCATCGATGGAATCGGATTGGTTCTCATCATGATCGCTTACTTCGCAATCTCGTACCGACTGGGCAAAAAGTCGGGTGCGGCGACCATCCCAGACGAATTGATGTCGCCCGAAATCGTCGAAACGGCGGCGGAATCGCTCGGACGACGAGTCGCCGTCATCCTTTGGCAAGTCATCTTGTTGGCGGCCGGTGTCGCTGCTTTGGTCTTTGGTTGCGACTTGTTCGTCGACGGAGCTGTGTCGATGGCCCGTTTGATAGGTGTCTCTGAATTGGTGATCGGCCTGACCATCGTTTCGGCGGGAACATCACTGCCGGAACTGGTCACATCCGTCGCCGCGACGATCAAAGGCGAACGAGGAATCGCGATCGGCAATGCGGTTGGCAGCACCACTTTGAACATCGTTGCCGTTTTGGGAATCACATCCATCATCGCTCCCAGCGGACTGAACGTTGCATCGGAAATCCTTCGCTTGGACATGCCGCTGATGGTCATCGCCGCGTTTCTAAGCTGGTTGCTCTATCGCACGGGACGCACCATTCTGCGTTGGGAAGGAGTGTTGATGATCCTGATTTACTGTTCCTACGTCGGCTATCTGCTGCACATCAACGGGGCATTCGGATGA
- a CDS encoding membrane or secreted protein yields the protein MSSLSVVSALVLLAGLSTGCRNKGFLPAPGTMNQQQARAVVHDPYPLTDIGPNDQASRPPSYQQPLPGPVRDRLSADAMPWLGR from the coding sequence GTGAGCTCGCTCTCCGTTGTGTCGGCGCTCGTTCTGCTCGCAGGGCTCTCCACCGGCTGCCGTAACAAAGGCTTCTTGCCCGCACCCGGCACGATGAATCAACAGCAAGCCAGAGCGGTTGTTCACGACCCGTATCCATTGACCGACATCGGCCCTAACGATCAAGCCAGCCGCCCGCCGAGCTACCAACAACCGTTGCCCGGCCCCGTCCGCGATCGCCTGAGCGCCGACGCCATGCCCTGGCTCGGTCGCTGA
- a CDS encoding Fe-S oxidoreductase: MKQVSSAQTSVFVEPSPQEVMRRRLDVANQDAGSRNQDANRPNSVFLEWEPSRRIHGNEIEPTRVLTLLLASSECSLQCSMCDLWRNTLSQPTPPGAIPRQIEYGLDHCREQNDFAAVKTIKLYNSGNFFDPNTTPAGDDARLIQLCEPFDRVVVENHPSIGTRRLFEFGKRLRGKLEVAVGLECIAPRMLKRLNKRLHPLQFFQFAKRLRDADIDLRVFLIHGLPWLMPMEAIHWTVLSARFAAAAGARHISVLPCRAGNGFMDHLQREGVFTPPTHQQMQDVFARLQSDPRFDNGPVLTLDTWGLDPDEVV, encoded by the coding sequence ATGAAACAGGTCTCTTCCGCCCAAACTTCCGTGTTCGTTGAACCTTCACCGCAAGAGGTGATGCGGCGCCGTTTGGATGTGGCGAATCAGGATGCCGGGTCACGCAATCAGGATGCCAACCGGCCGAATTCTGTTTTTCTGGAGTGGGAACCATCACGACGCATCCATGGAAATGAGATTGAACCCACGCGTGTGCTGACCTTGTTGTTGGCTTCGTCGGAGTGTTCCCTGCAGTGCAGCATGTGCGATTTGTGGCGAAACACGTTGAGCCAACCCACACCGCCGGGGGCGATTCCAAGACAGATCGAATACGGTTTGGACCATTGTCGCGAGCAGAATGATTTCGCGGCGGTGAAGACAATCAAGCTTTACAACAGCGGAAATTTCTTCGATCCGAACACCACGCCGGCGGGCGATGACGCTCGTTTGATTCAGTTGTGTGAACCATTTGATCGCGTGGTGGTTGAGAACCATCCATCGATTGGAACAAGACGCCTGTTTGAATTCGGGAAACGTTTACGCGGGAAACTGGAAGTTGCCGTTGGTTTGGAATGCATCGCTCCGAGGATGCTGAAACGATTGAACAAACGACTGCACCCGTTGCAGTTTTTTCAATTCGCGAAACGTTTGCGTGACGCGGACATTGATTTGCGAGTCTTCTTGATCCATGGCTTGCCGTGGTTGATGCCAATGGAAGCGATCCATTGGACGGTGCTTTCGGCTCGCTTTGCGGCCGCCGCGGGGGCGAGGCACATCAGCGTGTTGCCATGTCGAGCGGGAAATGGCTTCATGGATCATTTGCAACGCGAAGGGGTGTTCACTCCGCCCACGCATCAACAGATGCAGGATGTGTTCGCTCGGTTGCAGTCGGACCCGAGATTCGACAACGGACCCGTTTTGACGCTGGACACTTGGGGTTTGGATCCAGATGAAGTCGTTTGA
- a CDS encoding NAD(P)/FAD-dependent oxidoreductase, whose protein sequence is MKSFDVTILGGGFAGGLLAWVLAKQGVRVLLLHRGCFGQFAIGESSTPMADLLLRQIGGRYDMPELVSLSTYPTWKASFPNLRCGKKRGFSYFHHDASDATQTRGNQSLLVTASPSDQWSDTHWMRSDIDQYLIDRARHCGAICMEEVEVVAVTGGTPAEIRYRTAPDDNARVESVSTRWLVNATGRFGVLPDEFVEAIDRRDVTERLRTQTRSTFAHLHDVRSWSSLRERFGFKIGREPFDADDAAQHHLTADGWMWMLRFDGHDRGGITSVGWTQPIARPVADWRGRSALHAMLDGATLAESTPSWISIPRVQRMQLPVVLENYVALPTAVATIDPLHSTGIAHGLLGVARLAEVFLAADGECGEALQRYAQAVELEVLQIDRMVAMAYRSLQSMNRFEAISMLYFAAAIASEEWLAGGGDLGRAFWLADQSGFVDLLSQTERQLDADVPDETLWDWLEPRLDPYQNAGLLNREANGMYWYTGEAKQSAGRL, encoded by the coding sequence ATGAAGTCGTTTGATGTCACCATTTTGGGAGGCGGGTTTGCAGGAGGCTTGCTGGCTTGGGTGTTGGCCAAGCAAGGCGTTCGCGTGCTTCTGCTGCATCGCGGTTGTTTCGGACAGTTTGCGATTGGCGAATCCAGCACGCCCATGGCGGACCTGCTGTTGCGTCAGATTGGTGGACGCTATGACATGCCGGAATTGGTTTCGTTGTCCACCTATCCAACTTGGAAGGCATCGTTCCCAAATCTTCGATGCGGAAAGAAGCGTGGCTTCAGCTACTTTCATCATGATGCATCCGATGCAACACAGACTCGCGGCAACCAAAGTCTGTTGGTGACAGCCAGTCCGAGCGATCAATGGTCCGACACGCATTGGATGAGATCGGACATCGATCAGTATCTGATTGATCGGGCTCGTCATTGCGGAGCGATCTGCATGGAGGAGGTTGAAGTGGTCGCCGTGACAGGCGGGACACCCGCCGAAATTCGCTATCGGACGGCGCCGGATGACAACGCTCGCGTCGAGTCCGTTTCAACGAGATGGCTGGTCAATGCGACTGGACGTTTTGGTGTTCTGCCGGACGAGTTTGTTGAAGCGATCGACAGGAGAGATGTGACGGAGCGTTTGCGAACTCAGACGCGCAGCACGTTTGCTCACCTGCATGACGTGCGATCATGGTCCAGTTTGCGAGAGCGGTTCGGATTCAAGATTGGTCGGGAACCTTTCGATGCCGATGACGCCGCGCAGCATCATCTGACCGCGGACGGATGGATGTGGATGTTGCGATTTGATGGTCACGATCGGGGCGGTATCACGAGCGTGGGTTGGACTCAGCCAATTGCCCGCCCGGTTGCCGATTGGCGTGGCCGATCAGCGTTGCATGCGATGTTGGACGGCGCGACATTGGCGGAGTCAACTCCGAGTTGGATTTCGATTCCTCGGGTGCAGCGTATGCAGTTGCCCGTCGTGCTTGAAAACTATGTTGCATTGCCAACAGCCGTGGCGACCATCGATCCGCTGCATAGCACCGGGATCGCTCATGGTTTGCTGGGTGTGGCTCGTTTGGCTGAAGTGTTTCTTGCGGCCGACGGTGAATGCGGTGAAGCGTTGCAGCGATACGCCCAAGCGGTGGAGTTGGAAGTCCTGCAGATCGACCGAATGGTGGCCATGGCCTATCGAAGTTTGCAATCGATGAACCGTTTCGAAGCCATTTCGATGCTTTACTTTGCCGCGGCCATCGCTTCGGAAGAATGGTTGGCCGGTGGTGGTGATCTGGGCCGAGCTTTCTGGTTGGCGGATCAATCGGGGTTCGTGGATCTGTTGTCTCAGACGGAACGACAATTGGATGCCGATGTCCCCGACGAAACACTTTGGGATTGGTTGGAACCGCGACTGGATCCGTATCAAAACGCGGGTTTGCTCAACCGTGAAGCCAACGGGATGTATTGGTACACGGGTGAGGCAAAGCAGTCGGCCGGTCGTCTGTGA
- a CDS encoding diguanylate cyclase, translating to MFKAVFASLRLAFALVCVGLGLILGAQWLGFIPDSRVAEEAARRKFCETVAIAAIDDIRHHRWSKLHTTLEALVRQNESLLSAGLRTDGGILQSATKHHRLCWKPTGSASGDPVANRADASAKTSNGRSDFDDVLFLSSDDSAAVSRASTDDVPSWVEPTNDSPRQPTAELDGEVIRLDIPITIQNRTWGSLEFTFRTPATGPLGTLLDQGILRLLIFFSVIGMGSYSFLMMRILGVFSRTQVVPERVRQALDTLAEGLLVLDEEGKIVLANDNFLDTNGFEPEELQDRLAGDLPWVISHDEDKPKEIELPWTRAINERQSVVGEILRLTGKDGVHRVFSVNAGSIGDDERQKGALVTFQDVTHVEKHRLELENMLSMLRLSKDEIQKKNQELEILATRDALTGCLNRRAFFERMETILVDYRNAGRPLSCFMVDVDHFKSVNDTYGHHTGDEVLRKVSKVLRDLHEENQVVCRYGGEEFCVMLPGHDLDEAMEQSERTRLAIMNIRLEDPESLRLTASLGVSELKFGATDVQELINQADGCLYVAKRGGRNQSVAYDPDRVDVLGEEEHTPEEIADPDLASLPFHAVTALVSALAYRDPATAEHSRRVANLCVKTAKGLVCQRDIYVLEIAALLHDIGKIGVPDDVLHKPGPLTEDEWKVMRRHNTIGLDMVAGTFHCPELERIIRAHHAVTERGDIERQLKLDDLPLEARILTIADTYDSIVSDHAYRRGRSHATAVRELERCAGKQFDAELVIHFLSKVETEVTESALGVPTAAGIAFAVPKPIALKIGQQIERIAEAMDAQNLEELRALARDLSEIADESYLTPIVDSAKQIEEAASPNEDIEWLTLLRQTQTLLDLCRATQNAHLIETDEQEEAFLE from the coding sequence TTGTTCAAAGCCGTTTTCGCATCGCTTCGACTCGCCTTCGCACTTGTGTGCGTCGGATTGGGTCTCATCCTCGGAGCTCAGTGGCTCGGGTTCATCCCCGATTCGCGAGTCGCCGAAGAAGCTGCGCGGCGTAAATTCTGCGAAACCGTAGCGATCGCTGCCATCGATGACATACGGCATCATCGATGGTCCAAACTGCACACGACATTGGAAGCACTGGTTCGCCAAAACGAATCATTGTTGTCCGCCGGACTTCGCACCGATGGCGGGATTCTGCAATCCGCCACCAAACATCACCGTCTGTGCTGGAAACCCACCGGCAGCGCCTCCGGTGACCCGGTCGCCAACCGCGCCGATGCCTCCGCCAAAACCAGCAATGGGCGGTCGGACTTTGACGACGTGCTGTTCCTGTCCAGCGACGACTCCGCCGCGGTTTCCCGTGCGAGCACAGACGATGTGCCGAGCTGGGTCGAACCAACCAATGACTCCCCTCGTCAGCCAACGGCGGAACTCGATGGCGAAGTCATTCGGTTGGACATTCCAATCACCATCCAAAACCGCACCTGGGGCAGTCTGGAATTCACGTTCCGAACGCCAGCCACCGGCCCGCTTGGCACGTTGCTGGATCAAGGCATCCTGCGACTGCTGATCTTCTTCAGCGTAATCGGCATGGGGTCGTACTCCTTCCTCATGATGCGAATCCTCGGCGTGTTCTCGCGTACCCAGGTGGTTCCCGAACGCGTTCGACAAGCCCTCGACACACTTGCGGAAGGCCTGCTGGTCTTGGACGAAGAAGGCAAGATCGTGCTTGCCAACGACAACTTTTTGGACACGAACGGTTTCGAACCCGAAGAACTGCAAGACCGCTTGGCCGGTGACTTGCCGTGGGTGATCAGCCACGACGAAGACAAACCCAAAGAGATTGAGCTGCCTTGGACCCGCGCCATCAATGAACGGCAATCCGTGGTCGGCGAAATTCTTCGCTTGACGGGCAAAGACGGTGTGCATCGAGTCTTCAGTGTCAACGCGGGATCGATTGGCGACGACGAACGTCAAAAAGGAGCGTTGGTCACTTTCCAAGACGTGACCCACGTCGAAAAGCACCGTCTCGAACTCGAGAACATGCTTTCGATGTTACGTCTCAGTAAAGACGAGATTCAAAAGAAGAACCAGGAACTCGAGATTCTGGCGACGCGAGATGCCCTGACCGGGTGTCTCAACCGGCGTGCATTTTTCGAACGCATGGAAACGATCTTGGTCGACTACCGAAACGCTGGTCGTCCGCTGTCTTGCTTCATGGTTGACGTCGACCACTTCAAGAGCGTCAACGACACGTACGGCCACCACACGGGCGATGAAGTTCTCCGCAAAGTCTCCAAGGTCCTTCGCGATCTTCACGAGGAAAACCAAGTCGTCTGCCGTTACGGTGGCGAGGAATTTTGCGTGATGCTTCCCGGTCATGATCTCGACGAAGCAATGGAGCAATCCGAACGCACGCGTTTGGCGATCATGAACATTCGTTTGGAAGATCCCGAATCGCTTCGTCTGACCGCGTCGCTCGGTGTCAGCGAATTGAAGTTCGGTGCGACCGACGTGCAAGAACTGATCAACCAAGCGGATGGTTGCCTGTACGTCGCGAAACGTGGTGGTCGAAACCAATCCGTCGCCTACGATCCCGATCGTGTCGATGTCTTGGGCGAAGAAGAACACACCCCCGAGGAAATCGCGGACCCCGATTTGGCATCGCTGCCATTCCACGCGGTGACGGCACTCGTTTCCGCACTCGCCTATCGCGACCCCGCCACGGCCGAGCACAGTCGCCGGGTCGCCAACCTTTGCGTGAAGACAGCCAAGGGATTGGTGTGCCAGCGAGACATCTATGTGCTTGAAATCGCGGCGTTGCTACACGACATCGGCAAAATTGGTGTGCCGGACGATGTGCTCCACAAACCGGGGCCGCTCACGGAAGACGAATGGAAAGTCATGCGGCGGCACAACACCATCGGCCTGGACATGGTCGCGGGAACCTTCCATTGCCCGGAACTTGAACGCATCATCCGGGCGCACCACGCGGTCACCGAACGAGGCGACATCGAACGTCAACTCAAACTGGATGACCTGCCACTGGAAGCTCGCATCCTAACGATTGCCGACACGTATGATTCGATTGTTTCGGATCATGCGTATCGTCGTGGACGCTCCCATGCAACCGCGGTTCGAGAGCTGGAACGCTGTGCCGGAAAGCAATTCGATGCCGAATTGGTCATTCACTTCCTCAGCAAAGTCGAAACAGAAGTCACCGAAAGTGCGCTGGGCGTCCCCACGGCGGCCGGCATTGCCTTCGCCGTGCCAAAGCCAATCGCGCTCAAGATCGGTCAACAGATCGAACGCATCGCCGAGGCCATGGACGCGCAAAACCTGGAAGAACTGCGAGCACTGGCTCGTGACCTCAGCGAAATTGCTGACGAGAGCTACCTGACACCGATCGTCGATTCGGCCAAACAGATCGAAGAAGCCGCGTCCCCAAACGAAGACATCGAATGGCTGACGTTGCTGCGACAAACTCAAACGCTTTTGGACCTTTGCCGCGCGACGCAAAACGCGCACTTGATCGAAACCGACGAGCAGGAAGAAGCCTTCTTGGAGTGA